The following coding sequences lie in one Alphaproteobacteria bacterium genomic window:
- a CDS encoding Y-family DNA polymerase, whose amino-acid sequence MNISFNNNAQNLIALIDCNNFYVSCERVFDPRLHNKPVIVLSGNDGCVIARSNETKALGVQMGQPVFELKELITRHNIITKSSNFPLYADMSSRVMSILQEASTEIEIYSIDEAFISFKGLNYEQAQEEGQKLKKRITQYTGIPISVGIGQTKTLAKLGSLLAKKNPDYKNVAFIPSLPDSNHLLQQIKIGDIWGIGRQSTKLLERNGIWSAYDFVNTSSSWIQKQMGIMGQRILMELQGIDCIPLDDLVNPRKSIVVSRSFGYRITHFQELSEAVALYAHRASEKLREDKRMARKGSLFLQMKSGPGKSYRHDTILLPLERATNDCFALIGAAQTALKSIFKPGTAYKKAGIMLYDFCPIDTTQVNFLETPTQPKSDDIMKLMDKINRKHGKETVTSASIGTKRLWQSKSLLKSPHYTTEWKELLKVKAN is encoded by the coding sequence GTGAATATTTCCTTTAATAATAATGCCCAAAATTTAATAGCCCTTATTGATTGCAATAATTTTTATGTATCCTGCGAACGTGTCTTTGATCCAAGATTACATAACAAACCTGTTATTGTATTATCCGGCAATGATGGCTGCGTGATTGCGCGCTCGAATGAAACAAAAGCCTTGGGCGTTCAAATGGGACAACCTGTTTTTGAACTCAAAGAACTCATTACGCGTCATAACATCATCACAAAATCCTCTAATTTCCCCCTTTATGCGGATATGTCTTCACGCGTTATGTCAATTCTGCAAGAAGCCTCCACCGAGATTGAAATTTATTCAATTGACGAAGCCTTTATAAGTTTCAAAGGACTTAATTATGAACAAGCTCAAGAAGAAGGGCAAAAATTAAAAAAACGCATTACACAATATACGGGCATCCCTATTTCTGTTGGCATTGGACAAACCAAAACGCTTGCAAAATTGGGGAGTTTGCTCGCCAAAAAAAATCCTGATTATAAAAATGTTGCATTCATCCCTTCTTTGCCAGATTCAAACCATCTGCTTCAACAAATAAAAATTGGAGATATCTGGGGAATAGGCCGGCAATCAACAAAATTGCTAGAACGCAATGGGATATGGAGCGCTTACGATTTTGTGAATACGTCTTCCTCATGGATTCAAAAACAAATGGGTATTATGGGACAACGCATTCTTATGGAGCTTCAAGGCATCGATTGTATTCCCCTTGATGATCTTGTAAATCCTCGAAAATCCATTGTTGTCTCGCGATCTTTTGGTTATCGCATCACCCATTTCCAAGAATTAAGCGAAGCTGTTGCGCTTTATGCACATCGTGCCTCTGAAAAACTACGCGAAGACAAACGCATGGCGCGGAAAGGATCTTTATTTTTACAAATGAAATCTGGGCCTGGAAAATCCTACCGGCATGACACAATTCTGTTGCCGCTTGAGCGTGCAACAAATGATTGTTTTGCGCTGATTGGTGCTGCTCAAACAGCCTTAAAATCCATCTTTAAACCTGGGACTGCTTATAAAAAAGCGGGCATTATGCTGTATGATTTTTGTCCAATAGATACAACACAAGTTAATTTTCTTGAAACACCCACTCAACCAAAATCAGACGATATCATGAAATTAATGGATAAAATCAATCGCAAACATGGCAAAGAAACCGTTACAAGCGCAAGCATTGGCACAAAACGTCTTTGGCAGTCGAAATCCTTACTAAAATCACCACATTATACAACTGAATGGAAAGAGTTGCTAAAGGTAAAAGCAAATTAG
- a CDS encoding YggT family protein, producing the protein MKSIVLLIDAILGLYVWALIISVILSWLIAFNIVNTYNRFIATIYDVLYRITEPVYRPIRRIIPTVNGIDFSPIIVILLIFFIRSLLREYFL; encoded by the coding sequence ATGAAATCAATCGTTTTATTAATTGATGCTATTTTAGGACTTTATGTTTGGGCGCTGATAATTTCGGTTATTTTAAGTTGGCTTATCGCTTTTAACATCGTCAATACCTATAATCGCTTTATCGCCACAATCTACGACGTTCTTTATCGCATCACGGAACCTGTTTACAGGCCGATTCGTCGGATCATTCCGACTGTTAACGGCATTGATTTTTCACCCATTATTGTGATTTTACTTATTTTCTTTATAAGAAGTTTGTTGCGTGAATATTTCCTTTAA